A window from Ruminiclostridium josui JCM 17888 encodes these proteins:
- a CDS encoding TIGR04066 family peptide maturation system protein, producing the protein MIQKQRLLVYPFDNDFLATIKHNELISEYEISKLVSPNGWGFVGKDAGSTGKCKETGIKVEGNFKEALGDCDAVLFIDSHLKLDFEKIVYPKMLETIKEKKNILCEIKVEDKIKKELAELASNNGVSCDFLGDNEVWSSPEKSEIYNVNTPVIFVLGVSERTSKFEIQLALRKRLIKEGYKVSQVGTKKYCELLGFHSMPSFMFGNNLSEPEKITLFNHYIKKMEKEEKPDVIIIGLPGGTMKFNNKYTCNYGITSYEISQAIIPDAAICSVLYADYKLTYFENIFKSLQYKLGFKVDCFNLSNYQFDLVRTESFGQMCYTLLDSTAVIQKIENLSGLETPVYNILDEDHADKMYNFILDKLSSYAEVSAF; encoded by the coding sequence ATGATACAGAAACAAAGATTGCTGGTATATCCCTTTGATAATGATTTTTTGGCTACAATAAAGCATAATGAGCTTATAAGTGAATATGAGATATCAAAATTAGTTTCTCCTAATGGATGGGGTTTTGTAGGCAAAGATGCAGGAAGCACAGGTAAGTGTAAAGAAACTGGAATAAAAGTAGAGGGAAATTTTAAAGAAGCTTTGGGTGATTGCGATGCTGTACTCTTTATTGATTCTCATTTGAAGCTGGATTTTGAAAAAATAGTTTATCCCAAAATGCTTGAAACCATAAAAGAAAAGAAGAATATCCTGTGTGAAATAAAAGTTGAAGATAAAATAAAAAAGGAACTGGCAGAACTTGCTTCAAACAATGGGGTAAGTTGCGATTTTCTAGGTGATAATGAAGTGTGGTCATCCCCAGAAAAAAGTGAAATATATAACGTAAATACACCAGTTATTTTCGTATTGGGAGTGTCCGAGAGGACAAGCAAATTTGAAATACAATTGGCTCTTAGAAAAAGGTTGATAAAGGAAGGCTATAAAGTTAGCCAAGTTGGGACAAAAAAATATTGTGAGCTTTTAGGCTTTCACTCCATGCCGAGTTTTATGTTTGGCAATAACTTATCGGAGCCAGAAAAGATAACCTTGTTCAATCATTATATTAAGAAAATGGAAAAGGAAGAGAAACCAGACGTTATAATTATAGGGCTGCCTGGAGGGACAATGAAATTCAATAATAAGTATACATGCAATTATGGAATTACGTCCTATGAAATATCTCAGGCCATTATTCCTGATGCTGCAATTTGCAGTGTCTTGTATGCAGATTATAAGCTTACATATTTTGAAAATATATTCAAATCGTTACAGTATAAATTAGGGTTTAAAGTAGATTGTTTCAATTTATCAAATTACCAATTTGACTTGGTAAGAACAGAATCATTCGGCCAAATGTGCTATACGCTGCTGGATTCAACGGCTGTTATACAAAAAATTGAAAATTTATCTGGGTTGGAAACACCTGTCTATAATATTCTTGATGAAGATCATGCCGATAAAATGTATAATTTCATATTGGATAAATTAAGCAGCTATGCAGAAGTATCAGCTTTTTAA
- the istB gene encoding IS21-like element ISCth9 family helper ATPase IstB: MPVNKMLIETYLKKLKMPQVAKTYESLAREAADNNLDYEEYLLCVLEQEVHQRENNRIQRGIRQAGFPVIKTIESFDFLAIPSLNKPRVLKLMQGEYIRRRENVILIGNSGVGKTHIATALGYEACRQGMKVKFYTAAGLINELLAAQQEYRLNKFEKQWLAPQLVILDELGYVPFNKVGAELLFQFCSSRYERGSLIITTNLEFPKWTEVLGDEQMTAALLDRLTHNAHILNINGESYRFKQALSKQANND; this comes from the coding sequence ATGCCGGTCAATAAAATGCTTATTGAAACTTACTTGAAGAAGCTAAAAATGCCTCAGGTGGCAAAAACCTATGAATCCCTGGCAAGAGAAGCCGCAGACAACAATCTGGATTATGAAGAATATCTGCTGTGTGTGCTGGAGCAGGAAGTACACCAGCGGGAGAACAACCGGATTCAGAGAGGGATACGACAAGCGGGCTTCCCCGTAATCAAAACGATTGAAAGCTTTGACTTCCTTGCCATACCTTCTTTGAACAAACCACGGGTATTGAAACTCATGCAGGGAGAATATATCCGAAGAAGAGAAAATGTCATTTTGATAGGCAACTCCGGAGTAGGGAAAACCCATATTGCAACTGCGCTCGGTTACGAGGCTTGTCGGCAGGGTATGAAGGTCAAATTCTATACGGCAGCTGGTTTGATAAATGAATTGCTTGCAGCACAGCAGGAATATCGTCTTAACAAGTTCGAAAAGCAATGGCTGGCGCCGCAATTAGTGATCCTTGACGAATTGGGCTATGTGCCCTTCAATAAAGTCGGAGCTGAATTATTGTTCCAGTTCTGCTCCTCCCGATATGAGAGAGGCAGCCTGATCATAACTACAAACTTAGAATTTCCAAAATGGACGGAGGTGTTAGGCGATGAACAAATGACAGCTGCCCTGCTTGACCGCCTGACCCATAATGCACACATACTGAACATCAATGGTGAAAGCTACAGGTTTAAGCAGGCTCTTTCCAAGCAGGCAAATAATGACTGA
- a CDS encoding peptide maturation system acyl carrier-related protein: MEYIEKRLDDIFKRRFGIEMGPNKDKFRDKKLLGQEFGMPAKDLLYLFFDVEKEFSIKIPQEAVVSGEFSTYNGICQIIDNEMKR, from the coding sequence ATGGAGTATATAGAGAAAAGGCTAGATGACATATTTAAGAGAAGATTTGGAATAGAGATGGGTCCCAATAAAGACAAGTTTAGAGATAAAAAACTATTAGGACAAGAATTTGGCATGCCTGCAAAGGATTTATTATATCTATTTTTTGATGTTGAAAAAGAATTTTCAATAAAAATTCCACAAGAAGCTGTTGTTTCTGGTGAATTTAGTACCTATAATGGTATTTGTCAAATTATAGATAATGAAATGAAAAGGTAA
- a CDS encoding GNAT family N-acetyltransferase: protein MDFKLRKWTLDDIDDFFINVNDKEITDNLSDLYPFPYNYQNASNSVSLFANADESQMLVRAIDINGKAVGSIGVTINSGVYRKSGDIGYWIGKEYWSKGIMTKAVKQICETAFNTYDIIRISAEVLSHNTGSIKVLEKAGFKQEGLKKKNFYKNGILYDSYMYALIR from the coding sequence ATGGACTTTAAACTTCGTAAATGGACTTTAGATGATATAGATGATTTTTTCATAAATGTAAATGATAAAGAAATTACAGACAATCTAAGCGACTTATATCCTTTTCCTTATAATTATCAAAATGCAAGCAATAGTGTTTCTTTATTTGCAAATGCAGATGAATCTCAAATGCTAGTAAGAGCTATAGATATTAATGGTAAAGCAGTAGGTTCAATTGGCGTAACTATAAATAGCGGCGTATATAGAAAAAGTGGAGATATTGGTTATTGGATTGGCAAAGAATATTGGTCTAAAGGGATAATGACAAAAGCTGTAAAGCAAATTTGTGAAACAGCTTTTAATACTTATGATATTATTCGTATATCGGCAGAAGTATTATCACATAATACCGGTTCTATAAAAGTTCTAGAAAAAGCAGGATTTAAACAAGAAGGACTGAAAAAAAAGAACTTTTATAAAAATGGGATATTATATGACTCTTACATGTATGCATTAATAAGATAA
- a CDS encoding GNAT family N-acetyltransferase: MYNNIVIRREIPADFKSVEHLTMRAFWNIHGPGCSEHLLVRKIRESQDYLQNISRVAELNGKVVGAIYYTKAKVVEGNAEHSVITFGPLAVEPTLQNSGIGRALLEETINLAKEAGYSGIVITGEPEYYPKRGFVTCDKFGITDAEGKNFDALMCFPLNMELFNSVHGKFIESPVFKDCENIEEIQKLEAEFPKYRKVKIKDGFLMILEKRFGVIESVNEDVFSVKFWELSIPAKLSKDFNNDSVRPKVGDDVLFIWKQDGKSEITSVCKNMLRE; encoded by the coding sequence ATGTATAATAATATAGTAATCAGGCGAGAAATACCTGCTGATTTCAAATCGGTAGAACATCTGACAATGAGGGCATTTTGGAATATTCATGGTCCGGGATGCAGTGAACATCTTCTTGTTAGAAAGATTAGAGAGTCACAAGATTACTTACAGAATATAAGTCGAGTTGCTGAATTAAATGGAAAAGTAGTAGGGGCAATTTATTATACAAAGGCTAAAGTTGTTGAAGGTAACGCAGAGCATAGTGTAATTACATTTGGACCATTAGCAGTAGAACCAACTTTGCAGAATTCTGGTATCGGAAGAGCTTTGCTTGAAGAGACCATTAATTTAGCAAAAGAAGCAGGATATTCAGGGATTGTAATCACTGGAGAGCCTGAATATTATCCAAAAAGAGGTTTTGTGACTTGTGATAAGTTTGGGATTACTGATGCTGAAGGAAAAAATTTTGATGCATTAATGTGCTTTCCTCTTAATATGGAATTGTTTAATTCAGTTCATGGCAAATTCATAGAAAGTCCAGTATTTAAAGATTGTGAAAATATTGAGGAAATCCAGAAACTTGAGGCAGAGTTTCCGAAATATCGCAAGGTAAAAATCAAAGATGGTTTTTTGATGATTTTAGAAAAACGTTTTGGAGTCATTGAATCTGTAAACGAGGATGTTTTTTCAGTTAAGTTTTGGGAGTTATCAATTCCAGCAAAGCTTAGTAAAGACTTTAATAATGATTCTGTGAGACCAAAAGTGGGAGATGATGTTCTCTTTATTTGGAAACAGGACGGTAAATCAGAGATTACTTCTGTATGTAAGAATATGTTGAGAGAATGA
- the istA gene encoding IS21 family transposase, with the protein MIKMAQLEDIRKMYFMEDLSIREISRRTGMHRDTISKYISMDEPKPPKYKLTKERSHPVLGPYIPMIKQIIEDDKTRHRKQRHTGTKIFETLKKEGFLGGYNTVMDYLRKEYRKQKEAFLPLEFELGAYAEVDWTEAYFYLKGKETKAHLFVMKLRGSGGFYVRAYPFEKQEAFFDGHIKCFEFMNGVPYKIAYDNLKTAVKKILEGSNREEQEQFIALRTHYLYESSFCRPAKGSDKGGVENAGKEAVRRFFVPYPEVDSFEELNEYLHNECIKILESNPKWEAERAALRPLPTVRFDGARYKEAKVNRYSMVQFETNRYSVPTIYVGEKVTVKATADEVKILYKGTMIASHPRIYGRYQEQIKLDHYLELLLQKSRALGNTKVYKPQMLAPVYEQYRRSLNARSPRGNREFVKILMLHRDYPTALVTEAIEIAMAYNVYSYDGLFNILGQLLVSGNPKTAPVSKDKLQGIPEVVVIPPDLSKYSALMSGGGQ; encoded by the coding sequence ATGATTAAGATGGCACAATTAGAGGATATCAGAAAAATGTACTTCATGGAAGACCTAAGTATCAGGGAAATAAGCCGCAGAACTGGAATGCACAGGGATACGATCTCAAAATATATTTCCATGGATGAACCAAAACCGCCGAAATATAAGTTGACAAAAGAACGTAGCCATCCGGTATTAGGCCCATACATACCAATGATCAAGCAAATAATAGAAGACGATAAAACAAGGCATCGTAAGCAGCGTCACACAGGGACTAAAATATTTGAGACACTTAAAAAAGAAGGCTTCTTGGGCGGATACAATACTGTAATGGATTACCTGAGGAAGGAATACAGAAAGCAAAAGGAAGCTTTCCTGCCATTGGAGTTCGAACTGGGGGCCTATGCAGAAGTGGACTGGACAGAAGCATACTTTTATCTGAAAGGCAAAGAAACCAAGGCACATTTGTTTGTAATGAAGTTGAGAGGATCAGGCGGATTCTACGTAAGAGCATACCCTTTTGAGAAACAGGAAGCATTTTTTGATGGGCATATCAAATGCTTTGAGTTTATGAACGGTGTACCATACAAGATAGCATATGACAATCTAAAAACGGCAGTGAAGAAGATACTCGAAGGCAGCAACAGAGAAGAACAGGAGCAATTTATCGCCTTACGTACCCATTACCTTTATGAATCTTCATTCTGCCGGCCAGCAAAGGGAAGCGATAAAGGCGGTGTGGAGAATGCAGGCAAAGAGGCTGTGCGAAGGTTCTTCGTACCCTACCCTGAGGTTGATTCCTTTGAGGAGTTGAATGAATATCTGCACAACGAATGCATAAAGATTTTGGAAAGTAATCCGAAATGGGAGGCGGAAAGGGCTGCTTTGAGGCCATTACCGACAGTAAGGTTTGATGGCGCGAGGTATAAAGAAGCAAAGGTCAACCGCTATTCTATGGTACAGTTTGAAACTAACCGATACTCTGTTCCCACGATATATGTGGGAGAGAAAGTCACTGTTAAAGCTACAGCAGATGAAGTAAAAATACTATACAAAGGGACAATGATAGCAAGCCATCCAAGGATATACGGACGATACCAGGAGCAGATAAAGCTTGATCACTATCTGGAACTGCTGCTGCAAAAATCACGCGCCCTGGGCAACACAAAAGTATATAAACCTCAGATGCTGGCACCCGTTTATGAGCAGTATCGTCGAAGCTTAAATGCAAGAAGTCCGAGAGGCAACAGGGAATTCGTAAAGATACTTATGCTGCACAGGGATTACCCTACGGCACTGGTGACAGAAGCTATTGAAATAGCTATGGCATACAATGTATACAGTTATGACGGTTTATTTAACATATTAGGACAGCTGCTGGTCTCAGGCAATCCTAAGACGGCTCCTGTCAGCAAAGACAAGCTTCAGGGCATCCCCGAGGTTGTTGTAATACCTCCTGATCTCAGCAAATACAGCGCTCTCATGTCAGGAGGTGGGCAATAA
- the ccpM gene encoding Cys-rich peptide radical SAM maturase CcpM, whose protein sequence is MDIFMLESKPFIYPFCTAGGCYFYDVNKNRIIGVSKETYKYLDGKTNELNPDVEQEINTLIKKGYLSDKKLKYILHPASKSLEYILDSALEKITLQVTQQCNLRCEYCIYSGDTGNYRNRSHQNKSMSFDMARKGIDFLIEHSQDSNRLNIGFYGGEPLLEFELIKKCVKYAKEQAEGKEISFSITTNATLLSEDIIKYLSENDIMLTISLDGPKEIHNKNRKFAGSGVGSFDKIMENLEILKERYPEYFNNILFNVVIDPTVDFKCISEFFVNYDTVKDTIQMATLPSTNYSNKNVTMSDNFRADYNYEFFKIFLSKLGRLEKKYISNFNLSYFERLKNTYYEKKALTTGLLDYGHPGGPCIPGQMRLFMNVDGVFYPCERVSETSEVMKIGTVEKGFDIEKCLKILNIGKITEQSCINCWAFRYCSQCAALADDTKELTSEKRLKQCVSAKRDVEEQMKEYCTLLELGYDFEGEDYPFIQISKNQWEAKENDTETKIAGISL, encoded by the coding sequence ATGGACATATTTATGCTTGAATCGAAGCCGTTTATTTATCCCTTCTGTACAGCGGGAGGATGTTATTTTTATGATGTTAATAAAAATAGAATTATTGGTGTGAGTAAAGAAACCTATAAGTATCTGGACGGAAAAACAAATGAACTCAATCCCGACGTTGAACAAGAAATTAATACACTGATAAAAAAAGGTTATTTATCTGATAAAAAGTTAAAATATATATTACATCCTGCAAGTAAGAGTCTAGAATATATACTTGACAGTGCTTTGGAGAAAATAACCTTACAGGTAACACAACAATGCAATCTACGGTGTGAGTACTGTATATACTCTGGAGACACCGGAAATTACCGAAACAGATCTCATCAAAATAAGAGTATGAGCTTTGATATGGCAAGAAAAGGTATTGATTTTTTGATTGAACATTCCCAAGATTCAAACAGATTAAATATAGGGTTCTATGGCGGAGAACCTCTTTTAGAGTTTGAACTTATAAAGAAATGTGTAAAATATGCAAAAGAGCAAGCGGAAGGAAAAGAAATATCCTTTTCAATTACTACAAATGCAACACTGCTTAGTGAAGATATTATCAAGTATTTATCTGAAAATGATATTATGCTTACTATTAGTTTAGATGGACCGAAGGAAATACATAATAAAAACAGAAAGTTTGCTGGAAGTGGTGTAGGCTCCTTTGACAAAATAATGGAGAACTTAGAGATTCTAAAGGAGAGATACCCAGAGTATTTTAATAATATATTATTTAATGTAGTAATAGACCCGACAGTGGATTTTAAATGCATATCTGAGTTCTTTGTTAACTATGATACTGTAAAAGATACCATTCAAATGGCGACATTGCCTTCTACAAATTATTCAAATAAGAATGTGACTATGAGCGATAATTTCCGTGCGGATTATAACTATGAATTTTTCAAAATTTTTTTAAGCAAACTAGGGCGGCTTGAAAAAAAGTATATAAGTAATTTTAACCTATCATATTTTGAAAGGTTGAAAAACACTTATTATGAAAAAAAAGCACTGACAACAGGTCTTCTTGATTACGGACACCCAGGTGGACCTTGCATACCCGGACAAATGAGACTGTTTATGAATGTAGACGGTGTGTTTTATCCTTGTGAGAGAGTGAGCGAGACATCTGAAGTAATGAAAATAGGAACTGTAGAGAAGGGGTTTGATATAGAGAAATGCTTGAAAATCCTTAATATAGGCAAAATTACAGAGCAAAGCTGTATAAACTGCTGGGCTTTCAGATATTGCTCTCAATGTGCCGCTCTTGCAGACGACACAAAAGAGTTGACTTCAGAAAAAAGGCTGAAGCAATGCGTAAGTGCAAAAAGAGATGTAGAAGAGCAAATGAAGGAATACTGTACATTATTGGAACTGGGATATGACTTTGAAGGTGAGGATTATCCTTTTATTCAAATTTCAAAAAACCAATGGGAGGCAAAAGAAAATGATACAGAAACAAAGATTGCTGGTATATCCCTTTGA